From a region of the Brevibacterium siliguriense genome:
- a CDS encoding HGxxPAAW family protein, with translation MSQSIARNGAADLDKSTIDYAAIADPGHGNSVAGWTGVIIMLIGISVGCVGFTIHNPTITYISIGIVALGVVVGLILRAVGLGNKPKKK, from the coding sequence ATGTCGCAGTCCATCGCCCGCAACGGGGCCGCAGATCTCGACAAATCCACGATCGACTACGCAGCGATCGCCGATCCCGGTCACGGCAACTCGGTGGCGGGATGGACCGGAGTCATCATCATGCTCATCGGCATCAGCGTCGGCTGTGTGGGCTTCACGATCCACAACCCCACGATCACCTACATCTCCATCGGCATCGTCGCCCTCGGCGTGGTCGTCGGCCTGATCCTGCGTGCCGTCGGACTGGGCAATAAGCCGAAGAAGAAATGA
- the trpA gene encoding tryptophan synthase subunit alpha, with the protein MTHSGPRTGTTLDAVAEAGRKAALIAYLPVGFPTVEGSTDAMVELVRNGVDIIEVGMPYSDPGMDGPVIQRAGETALDNGVRTKDIFTAVEAIASAGGTAVVMSYWNIVLQYGIDSFARDLASAGGGGIVTPDLIPDEAGPWLAASETHELDRIFLAAPSSTPERLARIVEHSSGFVYAASTMGVTGVRSEVDNHARELVARLKEAGAERACVGLGVSNREQAAEVAEYADGVIVGSALVRALDSEGVAGVGRLAAEVAEGCA; encoded by the coding sequence ATGACGCACTCGGGCCCACGCACAGGAACCACCCTCGACGCCGTCGCCGAGGCGGGCCGCAAGGCCGCTCTCATCGCCTATCTGCCGGTCGGCTTCCCCACGGTGGAAGGATCGACCGATGCCATGGTCGAGCTCGTCCGCAACGGCGTCGACATCATCGAGGTCGGCATGCCGTACTCCGATCCCGGAATGGACGGACCCGTCATCCAGCGCGCCGGTGAGACGGCGCTGGACAACGGAGTGCGGACCAAGGACATCTTCACCGCGGTCGAAGCCATCGCCTCAGCCGGCGGCACCGCCGTCGTCATGAGCTACTGGAACATCGTGCTCCAGTACGGCATCGACAGCTTCGCCCGCGACCTCGCCTCGGCCGGCGGCGGCGGCATCGTCACTCCCGATCTCATCCCCGATGAGGCCGGACCGTGGTTGGCGGCGTCGGAGACGCACGAGCTCGACCGCATCTTCCTCGCGGCACCCTCATCGACGCCCGAACGGCTCGCCCGAATCGTCGAGCACAGCTCCGGATTCGTCTACGCCGCCTCCACCATGGGTGTCACCGGAGTCCGCTCCGAAGTCGACAACCATGCCCGTGAACTCGTCGCCCGGCTGAAGGAAGCCGGAGCCGAGCGCGCCTGCGTCGGCCTCGGGGTGTCGAACCGCGAACAGGCGGCCGAGGTCGCCGAATACGCCGACGGCGTCATCGTCGGGTCAGCTCTCGTCCGGGCACTGGATTCCGAAGGAGTGGCCGGAGTCGGTCGACTCGCCGCCGAGGTCGCAGAAGGGTGTGCATGA
- a CDS encoding prolipoprotein diacylglyceryl transferase, with protein sequence MSFSPAWVIFTILGIGLAVWMTSIQWRARGGHRGDLWAIAVVGLPAAVIGGRLGHLISASDTYFGPDGSPLRALALWDGGFSFWGASILGFFAVWLLTRFQGIRFRPLLDSAAPGLILGHVAGAFSDWFDGRLELVMVVTESAWNLIACVVLIIVSKRLRLGYGQVFALYLCLFGLGRVLLEALRIGTPAAEDARLLLGLPLNLWTAILALLIGLGWLIVSRLRHRTYETGVYMHGSRTLLRRHRRGKHTFEINAPNIAEAAENSGAPLPSVARVADPDAQDGPRTAAPSDPASATAAADADESERDDESGLDLSGRHSFGFFGAVTSAISIVPDVRGKAGPAPRDESTRSSES encoded by the coding sequence ATGAGCTTCAGCCCGGCATGGGTCATCTTCACCATCCTCGGCATCGGACTCGCCGTGTGGATGACGAGCATCCAATGGCGCGCCCGCGGCGGCCATAGGGGAGACTTGTGGGCCATTGCGGTCGTCGGTCTTCCGGCCGCCGTCATCGGCGGACGTCTCGGACATCTGATTTCGGCATCGGACACGTACTTCGGTCCCGACGGCAGTCCGCTGCGGGCGCTGGCCCTCTGGGACGGCGGATTCAGCTTCTGGGGAGCAAGCATCCTGGGCTTCTTCGCCGTCTGGCTGCTCACCCGCTTCCAGGGCATCAGGTTCCGACCGCTGCTCGACTCGGCCGCACCGGGCCTCATCCTGGGCCACGTCGCCGGTGCCTTCAGCGACTGGTTCGACGGTCGCCTCGAACTGGTCATGGTCGTCACCGAATCTGCATGGAACCTCATCGCCTGCGTGGTCCTCATCATCGTGTCCAAACGCCTCCGGCTCGGCTACGGTCAGGTCTTCGCCCTCTACCTGTGCCTGTTCGGCCTCGGTCGGGTCCTGCTCGAAGCTCTGCGGATCGGCACACCGGCCGCCGAGGACGCGCGCCTCCTCCTCGGACTGCCGCTCAACCTCTGGACGGCCATCCTCGCGCTGCTCATCGGCCTCGGCTGGCTCATCGTCTCCCGTCTGCGCCATCGCACCTACGAGACCGGCGTCTACATGCACGGATCCCGTACCCTGCTGCGTCGCCACCGCCGCGGCAAGCACACCTTCGAGATCAATGCACCCAATATCGCCGAGGCGGCCGAGAACTCCGGAGCACCTCTGCCGTCCGTGGCGCGGGTGGCCGACCCCGACGCTCAGGACGGCCCCCGCACGGCCGCTCCGTCCGATCCTGCGTCGGCGACCGCGGCCGCCGACGCAGATGAATCGGAGCGCGACGACGAATCGGGCCTCGATCTCAGCGGACGCCACAGCTTCGGATTCTTCGGAGCGGTCACCTCGGCGATCTCGATCGTGCCCGATGTGCGCGGAAAAGCGGGTCCGGCGCCCCGCGATGAGAGCACCCGCTCGTCCGAAAGCTAA
- the trpE gene encoding anthranilate synthase component I codes for MSTDTAANTTDLPIRPSLDQFRALGAEHRLVPVHTQVLADSETPLSLYRKLTDGGPGSFLFESAVAGSWARYSFIGSAPVATLISTEDGFHWTGTPPVGIPTDGDVLDAVTAALELLAVAEDESDLPPMVSSFVGYFGWDIVRRFERLGPPRPNEHHLPTVQLMVPGDIAVFDHYSGMVTLVANVFNVNGTDTGIEDAHASGVDRIAAMCDRLQQPSPPDILHPRKADPEVATRTQPQVYLDGVETAKQKIVDGEIFQVVIGQRFDTPCEADALSVYRMLRHANPSPFMYLLNLHDDAGEPVSIIGSSPEALVTVRSGEVLTHPIAGSRPRGATPEADDSLARELLADEKERAEHLMLVDLARNDLAKVCVAGTIDVSEFMDIVRYSHIMHISSTVRGELAAGTTAIDVLRATFPAGTLSGAPKPRALQIIDELEPVGRGIYGGVVGYMSFTGDLDLAIAIRTGVLRDGTMSVYAGGGLVADSVPETEYRESENKAAAVLRAAAAALHTAEGSQR; via the coding sequence GTGTCGACTGACACAGCAGCGAACACGACCGACCTGCCGATCCGTCCCAGCCTCGACCAGTTCCGGGCGCTGGGCGCCGAACACCGGCTGGTGCCGGTGCATACCCAGGTGCTCGCGGACTCGGAGACCCCGCTGAGCCTCTACCGCAAACTCACCGACGGCGGACCCGGAAGCTTCCTCTTCGAATCCGCCGTCGCTGGTTCCTGGGCCAGGTACTCGTTCATCGGGTCTGCACCGGTCGCCACCCTCATCTCGACCGAGGACGGATTCCACTGGACCGGCACTCCGCCGGTGGGCATCCCCACCGACGGCGACGTCCTCGACGCGGTCACCGCGGCTCTCGAGCTCCTCGCCGTGGCCGAGGACGAATCGGATCTGCCGCCCATGGTCTCGAGCTTCGTCGGGTACTTCGGGTGGGACATCGTCCGCCGCTTCGAAAGGCTCGGCCCGCCCCGGCCCAACGAACACCACCTGCCCACGGTGCAGCTGATGGTCCCCGGCGACATCGCCGTCTTCGACCACTATTCGGGGATGGTCACCCTCGTGGCCAATGTGTTCAACGTCAACGGCACCGATACCGGAATCGAGGACGCCCACGCCTCCGGAGTCGACCGCATCGCCGCGATGTGCGACCGCCTGCAGCAGCCCAGCCCGCCCGATATCCTGCATCCCCGGAAAGCCGACCCCGAGGTGGCCACCCGCACCCAGCCGCAGGTGTACCTCGACGGCGTAGAGACGGCGAAGCAGAAGATCGTCGACGGCGAGATCTTCCAGGTCGTCATCGGCCAGCGCTTCGACACCCCGTGCGAGGCCGATGCGCTGAGCGTGTACCGGATGCTGCGGCATGCGAACCCGAGCCCGTTCATGTACCTGCTCAACCTCCACGACGACGCAGGCGAACCGGTGAGCATCATCGGCTCCTCACCCGAAGCGCTCGTCACCGTCCGGTCCGGAGAGGTGCTCACCCACCCGATCGCCGGTTCCCGCCCCCGCGGCGCCACTCCGGAAGCCGATGACTCGCTGGCTCGGGAGCTGTTGGCCGATGAGAAGGAACGAGCGGAGCACCTCATGCTCGTCGACCTCGCACGCAACGACCTGGCGAAGGTCTGCGTGGCCGGAACCATCGACGTCAGCGAGTTCATGGACATCGTCCGTTACAGCCACATCATGCACATCAGCTCGACCGTGCGCGGTGAACTCGCAGCCGGAACCACCGCCATTGACGTGCTGAGGGCGACGTTCCCCGCCGGCACACTGTCCGGCGCACCCAAACCCAGGGCGTTGCAGATCATCGACGAACTCGAACCCGTCGGTCGCGGAATCTACGGTGGAGTGGTCGGCTACATGTCCTTCACCGGTGACCTCGACCTCGCCATCGCCATCCGCACCGGAGTGCTCCGAGATGGCACCATGAGCGTCTACGCAGGAGGAGGGCTCGTCGCCGACTCCGTCCCCGAGACCGAATACCGGGAATCCGAGAACAAGGCCGCTGCCGTGCTCCGCGCCGCCGCTGCGGCCCTTCACACGGCCGAAGGAAGTCAGAGGTGA
- the gltB gene encoding glutamate synthase large subunit produces MNHSAQSTPRTTAPPGRIGLYDPALEHDNCGLALIARFKGGPDHLVITQALDALRRLEHRGGIGSDDGTGDGAGLTIQIPHDYFASHLAESGTSLPAPGDYAMGIGFFAQDYATDLNAVTAPLTAETQPDFSAESAGVDQDVLVSRIAAEEGLQLIHVEPVAVDPGVLGRIAAETMPSMRYVFFGLDADHPARDENDLARRAFIVRKRLDNAGLYFPSLSPATLTFKGMLSTAQLDRFFTELGDERLTSAIALVHSRFSTNTFPSWQLAQPFGTIAHNGEINTVRGNRNWMQARESALASDLLESPVADTTKGLERIFPIIPAGASDSASFNSVLELMVASGRSLPQAMLMMIPEAWENNPAMSEERRAFYEYHSLLMEPWDGPACVAFTDGRLAGAVLDRNGLRPARYIMTDDTVVLASEAGVVDLPEADVTARGRLTPGRMFLVDVEGGRIISDTEIKNSLATEHPYREWVEASATRLAELPTRVHVSHPSSSVRRRQRTFGYTEEELRVLIAPMAETGAEPLGAMGSDTAIAALSTRPRLLFDHFHQNFAQVTNPPLDSIREDIVTSMSSGIGREGNLLCSTQPDSAHILLERPVIDNDELTAIAHLVGSHLGEDITRPSVTLSGLYPIGAGEDGMARRLADLCAEASAAVADGAVFLILTDRESNSEYAPIPSLLLTSALHHHLVRERSRTQVSIIVEAGDVREVHHAATLVSFGASAVNPYLLMESAEDLVKSERIRGISAEAAVANVLTALNKGLLKIMSKMGISTVQSYHGAQTFEALGLADSVIDEHFTSTPHQLGGKTLDDIAAETTARHADAYREDHPRPAHRNLLVGGEYQWRREGPGHLFNPETIFKLQHSTATGRFDIFRQYTRAVDEQSAELMTLRGLFDLVPTESGPIDISEVEPAEAIMRRFSTGAMSYGSLSAEAHETLAIAMNRIGGKSNTGEGGEDTERLLDPERRSAIKQIASGRFGVTSHYLTAADDLQIKMAQGAKPGEGGQLPGEKVYPWIAKTRHATPGVGLISPPPHHDIYSIEDLAQLIHDLGRANAAARVHVKLVSGIGVGTVAAGVAKAGADVVLISGHDGGTGASPLNSLKHAGTPWELGLAEAQQTLVLNGLRERISVQVDGQLKTGRDVIIAALLGAEEFGFATTALVVSGCIMMRVCHQDTCPVGVATQNPKLRERFHGQADHVVNFFTFIAEEVRGYLAQLGLRSLDEAIGAVERLRIDADRAAASGLDLDLTPILTVPTDLDGTPASARVSRTRTPRDFTGELDDRLLEQAGAEIAAGVPVHLNAEVANTHRSVGTLLGHRVTQAHGGDGLPAGTVRVSLNGTAGQSLGAFLPHGVSIDLHGDANDYVGKGLSGGTISIAPRPENPTRPEHNVIAGNVIGYGATAGSMFLSGMVGERFLVRNSGVEAVVEGIGDHGLEYMTGGVAVILGSTGRNFAAGMSGGTAFVLDFNPSRLNPKERAAGVFRFGGIGDSDAPVLQGLLSDHVAATGSPLAGELLAGLDRGQDILSRFTKIIPVAYARVKDIQEEIANSGDTADSENTWQTILEATHG; encoded by the coding sequence ATGAACCACAGCGCTCAGTCGACCCCCAGGACCACGGCCCCGCCTGGCCGCATCGGGCTCTACGATCCGGCGCTCGAACACGACAACTGCGGTCTGGCCCTCATCGCCCGCTTCAAGGGCGGCCCCGACCATCTGGTCATCACTCAGGCGCTCGACGCCCTGCGCCGGCTCGAACACCGCGGCGGAATCGGCTCCGACGACGGCACGGGCGACGGTGCCGGACTGACCATCCAGATCCCGCACGACTACTTCGCCTCGCACCTCGCGGAATCCGGAACGTCGCTGCCGGCTCCGGGTGACTACGCGATGGGCATCGGCTTCTTCGCCCAGGACTACGCCACCGACCTCAATGCCGTGACTGCGCCGCTGACCGCGGAGACGCAGCCCGACTTCAGCGCTGAATCAGCCGGCGTCGACCAGGACGTCCTCGTGTCCCGGATCGCCGCAGAAGAGGGGCTGCAGCTCATCCACGTGGAGCCCGTGGCCGTCGACCCCGGAGTGCTCGGTCGGATCGCCGCGGAAACCATGCCGTCCATGCGCTATGTGTTCTTCGGGCTCGACGCCGACCATCCGGCCCGCGATGAGAACGACCTCGCCCGACGGGCCTTCATCGTACGGAAACGGCTCGACAACGCCGGGCTCTACTTCCCTTCTCTGTCGCCGGCTACGCTGACGTTCAAAGGCATGCTCTCGACCGCTCAGCTCGACCGCTTCTTCACCGAGCTCGGCGACGAACGCCTCACCTCGGCGATCGCTCTCGTCCACTCCCGGTTCTCCACGAACACCTTTCCCTCTTGGCAGCTCGCACAGCCGTTCGGAACGATCGCCCACAACGGTGAGATCAACACGGTGCGCGGCAATCGCAATTGGATGCAGGCACGAGAATCCGCATTGGCCAGCGACCTGCTCGAATCCCCGGTCGCCGACACGACCAAGGGACTCGAACGCATCTTCCCGATCATCCCCGCCGGAGCCTCGGACTCCGCGTCATTCAATTCGGTCCTCGAACTCATGGTCGCCTCGGGCCGGTCGCTGCCGCAGGCGATGCTGATGATGATCCCCGAAGCCTGGGAGAACAACCCTGCCATGTCCGAAGAGCGGCGGGCCTTCTACGAGTACCACTCTCTGCTCATGGAGCCCTGGGACGGCCCCGCCTGCGTCGCGTTCACCGACGGCCGACTCGCCGGAGCCGTGCTCGACCGCAACGGGCTGCGCCCGGCCCGATACATCATGACTGACGACACCGTCGTCCTCGCCAGCGAAGCCGGGGTCGTCGACCTGCCCGAAGCCGATGTCACTGCCCGCGGGCGGCTGACTCCCGGCCGGATGTTCCTCGTCGATGTCGAGGGCGGACGCATCATCTCCGACACGGAGATCAAGAACAGCCTCGCCACCGAACATCCCTACCGCGAATGGGTCGAGGCCTCAGCCACCCGCCTGGCCGAACTGCCCACCCGCGTCCATGTCAGCCACCCCAGCTCCTCGGTCCGGAGACGGCAGCGGACCTTCGGATACACGGAGGAGGAGCTGCGAGTGCTCATCGCCCCGATGGCCGAGACCGGGGCCGAACCCCTGGGCGCGATGGGCAGCGACACAGCGATCGCGGCGCTGAGCACTCGTCCGCGGCTGCTCTTCGACCACTTCCACCAGAACTTCGCCCAGGTGACGAACCCGCCCCTGGACTCCATCCGCGAGGACATCGTCACGAGCATGTCATCGGGAATCGGTCGCGAAGGCAATCTGCTGTGCTCAACTCAGCCGGACTCCGCGCATATCCTGCTCGAACGGCCGGTGATCGACAACGACGAACTCACGGCGATCGCGCACCTGGTCGGCAGCCACCTCGGCGAGGACATCACCAGGCCCTCGGTGACGCTGTCGGGACTGTATCCGATCGGTGCTGGTGAGGACGGGATGGCCCGTCGCCTCGCGGATCTGTGTGCGGAGGCGAGCGCCGCGGTCGCCGACGGAGCGGTGTTCCTCATCCTCACGGATCGGGAGTCGAATTCGGAGTACGCGCCGATCCCGTCCCTGCTCCTGACCTCCGCCCTGCACCACCATCTCGTGCGGGAGCGGAGCCGCACCCAGGTGAGCATCATCGTTGAGGCCGGAGACGTCCGCGAGGTCCACCATGCGGCCACGCTCGTGTCCTTCGGCGCCTCCGCGGTCAACCCGTACCTGCTCATGGAGTCGGCCGAGGATCTCGTGAAGTCTGAGAGGATCCGGGGCATCAGCGCCGAGGCGGCCGTGGCCAATGTGCTCACGGCGCTGAACAAGGGCCTGCTGAAGATCATGTCGAAGATGGGCATCTCGACCGTCCAGTCCTACCACGGGGCGCAGACCTTCGAAGCCCTCGGCCTGGCGGATTCGGTCATCGACGAACACTTCACATCGACTCCGCACCAGCTCGGCGGCAAGACGCTCGACGACATCGCGGCCGAGACCACAGCGCGGCACGCCGATGCCTACCGCGAGGACCATCCGCGGCCGGCGCACCGGAACCTGCTCGTCGGTGGCGAATATCAGTGGCGCCGGGAAGGTCCGGGGCATCTGTTCAACCCGGAGACGATCTTCAAGCTGCAGCACTCGACGGCGACCGGTCGCTTCGACATCTTCCGTCAGTACACCCGTGCCGTGGACGAACAGTCCGCTGAGCTGATGACCCTGCGCGGACTCTTCGACCTCGTCCCCACCGAATCGGGACCGATCGACATCTCCGAGGTCGAACCCGCCGAGGCCATCATGCGTCGCTTCTCCACCGGGGCCATGAGCTACGGCTCCCTGTCGGCCGAGGCCCACGAGACGCTGGCAATCGCGATGAACCGGATCGGCGGGAAGTCGAACACGGGAGAGGGCGGCGAAGACACCGAGCGTCTGCTCGACCCGGAGCGTCGGTCGGCGATCAAGCAGATCGCCTCCGGACGGTTCGGCGTCACCAGCCACTACCTCACCGCCGCCGACGATCTGCAGATCAAGATGGCTCAGGGCGCCAAGCCCGGCGAAGGAGGTCAGCTGCCGGGGGAGAAGGTGTACCCGTGGATCGCGAAGACCCGCCACGCCACTCCCGGAGTCGGGCTCATCTCACCGCCCCCGCACCATGACATCTACTCCATCGAAGACCTCGCTCAGCTCATCCACGACCTCGGTCGGGCCAATGCGGCCGCCCGCGTCCACGTCAAACTCGTCTCCGGAATCGGTGTCGGGACTGTGGCCGCCGGAGTAGCGAAGGCCGGAGCCGATGTCGTGCTCATCTCCGGCCACGACGGAGGCACGGGCGCCAGCCCGCTCAACTCGCTCAAGCACGCCGGCACCCCGTGGGAGCTGGGACTCGCCGAAGCCCAGCAGACTCTCGTGCTCAACGGACTGCGCGAACGCATCAGCGTCCAGGTCGACGGGCAGCTGAAGACCGGCCGCGACGTCATCATCGCCGCCCTGCTCGGGGCCGAGGAATTCGGCTTCGCGACCACCGCCCTCGTCGTCTCCGGGTGCATTATGATGCGCGTGTGCCATCAGGACACCTGCCCGGTCGGCGTTGCCACACAGAACCCGAAGCTGCGCGAACGGTTCCACGGTCAGGCCGATCACGTCGTGAACTTCTTCACCTTCATCGCCGAGGAGGTCCGCGGCTACCTCGCTCAGCTGGGACTGCGCAGCCTCGATGAGGCGATCGGCGCGGTCGAACGACTGCGCATCGACGCAGACCGGGCGGCCGCCTCGGGGCTGGACCTCGATCTGACTCCGATCCTGACTGTCCCGACCGACCTCGACGGCACCCCCGCCTCGGCGAGGGTGAGTCGAACACGCACCCCACGCGACTTCACGGGCGAGCTCGACGATCGCCTGCTGGAACAGGCGGGAGCGGAGATCGCCGCGGGAGTACCGGTGCACTTGAACGCCGAGGTGGCGAATACGCACCGTTCGGTCGGCACGCTGCTCGGCCACCGGGTGACCCAGGCTCACGGCGGGGACGGCCTTCCTGCGGGAACTGTGCGCGTGTCCCTGAACGGAACTGCGGGACAGTCCCTGGGTGCTTTCCTACCGCACGGTGTGAGCATCGATCTGCACGGGGACGCCAACGACTACGTCGGTAAGGGACTGTCGGGAGGGACGATCAGCATCGCGCCCCGCCCGGAGAACCCCACGCGGCCCGAACACAATGTCATCGCCGGCAACGTTATCGGCTACGGAGCAACGGCCGGATCGATGTTCCTGTCCGGAATGGTCGGAGAGAGATTCCTCGTGCGCAACTCCGGGGTGGAAGCCGTCGTCGAAGGCATCGGCGACCACGGACTGGAATACATGACCGGGGGAGTGGCAGTCATCCTCGGATCCACCGGACGCAACTTCGCGGCCGGAATGTCCGGCGGAACGGCGTTCGTCCTCGACTTCAACCCCAGCCGGCTAAACCCGAAGGAACGGGCTGCAGGCGTCTTCAGATTCGGCGGCATCGGGGACTCCGACGCTCCGGTCCTGCAGGGGCTGCTGAGCGACCACGTCGCGGCCACCGGATCCCCGCTGGCCGGCGAACTGCTGGCCGGACTCGACCGCGGCCAGGACATCCTGTCCCGCTTCACCAAGATCATTCCCGTCGCCTATGCACGGGTCAAAGACATCCAGGAAGAGATCGCGAACAGCGGCGACACCGCCGATTCCGAGAACACCTGGCAGACCATTCTGGAGGCGACCCATGGCTGA
- a CDS encoding Trp biosynthesis-associated membrane protein has product MTKSRGVLIILVIAAALWALTISAWQVGAGGDTLGPSGVAKVTEDASSQASPVATACVAIIAVSGLLAAMLGRIGRFVVLGLAGIAGIGYGITALSAASAPGATSWAIIAAVAAGIGVIGIVWVSVASNGWTSSNRYARTAEAAGGEFDSAATWDALSRGEDVEDDPDDEVPNGPDAEPDSK; this is encoded by the coding sequence ATGACGAAATCACGCGGAGTCCTCATCATCCTCGTCATCGCCGCCGCGCTGTGGGCGCTGACGATCTCCGCCTGGCAGGTCGGAGCCGGCGGAGACACGCTCGGACCCAGCGGTGTGGCGAAGGTCACCGAGGATGCGAGTTCACAGGCTTCACCCGTGGCCACCGCGTGTGTGGCGATCATTGCCGTCTCGGGACTGCTCGCCGCAATGCTCGGACGGATCGGGCGCTTCGTCGTCCTCGGTCTCGCCGGAATCGCCGGAATCGGCTACGGGATCACTGCACTGAGTGCCGCCTCGGCGCCGGGAGCCACCTCCTGGGCGATCATCGCGGCAGTGGCCGCGGGAATCGGCGTCATCGGCATCGTCTGGGTCTCCGTCGCTTCGAACGGGTGGACGAGCTCCAACCGCTACGCCCGCACTGCGGAAGCCGCCGGCGGTGAATTCGACTCGGCCGCGACCTGGGACGCACTCTCCCGCGGAGAAGACGTCGAAGATGACCCCGACGACGAAGTGCCGAATGGTCCGGATGCCGAGCCGGATTCGAAATGA
- the hisI gene encoding phosphoribosyl-AMP cyclohydrolase produces the protein MSSDIDATPENWREIIRMNDDGLIPVIVQEATSRDVLMLAWMDVEAVSRTLETKRAIYWSRSRREYWVKGETSGHVQHVRSLALDCDADALLMLVDQTGPACHTNTPTCFTGRTISVD, from the coding sequence ATGAGCAGCGATATCGACGCCACCCCGGAGAATTGGCGGGAGATCATCAGGATGAACGACGACGGGCTCATCCCCGTCATCGTCCAAGAGGCGACGAGCCGTGACGTGCTCATGCTCGCCTGGATGGACGTCGAGGCCGTCTCCCGCACACTGGAGACGAAGCGGGCCATCTACTGGTCGCGGTCCCGCAGGGAATACTGGGTGAAGGGGGAAACCTCGGGCCATGTCCAACATGTCCGCTCACTCGCCCTCGACTGCGATGCCGACGCCCTGCTCATGCTCGTCGACCAGACCGGACCGGCCTGCCATACGAACACCCCGACCTGCTTCACCGGAAGGACCATCAGTGTCGACTGA
- the trpB gene encoding tryptophan synthase subunit beta, whose amino-acid sequence MTDLSQETGPYFGEFGGRFIPEALIPALDEIEETWRKSQVDPAFTDELLTLQRNYIGRPSLLTEATRFAEHCGGARVFLKREDLNHTGSHKINNALAQALLAKRMGKTRLIAETGAGQHGVATATAAALLDMSCVVYMGEEDTQRQALNVARMRLLGASVHAVTNGTRTLKDAMNEAMRDWVANVDDTHYVIGTVAGPHPFPAMVRSFQNVIGIEAREQIQDMAGRLPDAVCACVGGGSNAMGLFAAFLGDSDVKIFGFEAGGEGVDSGHHAARFSGGRPGVLHGSATYILQDSDGQTQASHSVSAGLDYPSVGPEHSHLHDIGRVTYEPVVDVDAMEAMRLLSRTEGIIPAIESAHALAGAMRVGRELGPDAVLLVNLSGRGDKDMTTAAKWFDYIDEGAVQV is encoded by the coding sequence ATGACCGATTTGAGCCAGGAGACCGGACCGTACTTCGGCGAGTTCGGAGGCAGGTTCATCCCCGAAGCGCTGATCCCGGCCCTCGACGAGATCGAAGAGACCTGGCGCAAGTCCCAGGTGGACCCGGCCTTCACCGACGAACTCCTCACGCTCCAGCGCAACTACATCGGCCGACCCTCGCTGCTCACCGAGGCCACGCGCTTCGCCGAGCACTGCGGCGGTGCGCGTGTCTTCCTCAAGCGCGAAGATCTCAACCACACGGGCAGCCACAAGATCAACAACGCTTTGGCCCAGGCCCTGCTGGCCAAGCGGATGGGCAAGACTCGCCTCATCGCCGAGACCGGAGCCGGACAGCACGGAGTCGCCACGGCGACCGCCGCAGCACTGCTCGACATGTCCTGCGTGGTCTACATGGGTGAGGAGGACACTCAGCGCCAGGCTCTCAACGTCGCGCGCATGCGTCTGCTCGGCGCCTCGGTCCACGCCGTGACCAACGGCACCCGCACCCTCAAGGATGCGATGAACGAAGCCATGCGCGACTGGGTGGCCAATGTCGACGACACCCACTACGTCATCGGCACGGTCGCCGGCCCCCACCCGTTCCCTGCGATGGTCCGCTCCTTCCAGAACGTCATCGGCATCGAAGCCCGCGAACAGATCCAGGACATGGCCGGCCGTCTGCCCGACGCCGTCTGCGCCTGCGTCGGCGGGGGATCGAACGCCATGGGTCTCTTCGCAGCCTTCCTCGGCGACTCGGACGTGAAGATCTTCGGCTTCGAGGCCGGCGGCGAAGGAGTCGACTCCGGCCATCACGCCGCCCGGTTCTCCGGTGGACGCCCCGGTGTCCTCCACGGCTCGGCCACCTACATCCTCCAGGACTCCGATGGCCAGACACAGGCCTCCCATTCGGTCTCGGCCGGACTCGACTACCCCTCGGTGGGTCCCGAACACTCCCACCTCCACGACATCGGTCGGGTGACCTACGAACCTGTCGTCGACGTCGACGCGATGGAGGCGATGCGGCTGCTCTCCCGCACCGAAGGCATCATCCCCGCCATCGAATCCGCTCATGCCCTGGCCGGAGCCATGCGCGTCGGTCGTGAGCTCGGACCCGACGCGGTCCTGCTGGTCAATCTCTCCGGCCGCGGCGACAAGGACATGACGACCGCCGCGAAATGGTTCGACTACATCGACGAAGGAGCGGTTCAGGTATGA